Proteins from a genomic interval of Phenylobacterium sp. LH3H17:
- a CDS encoding methyltransferase domain-containing protein produces MSVPPRLFDRALLRTRLDRAAAVYRGADFLKRRAAEDAVVRLEAIMREFPRAVDLGSRTGAFREALAQSDAQARVGLLIEADLSAKMLAGRPGLRLVADEERLPFAFGSLDLVVSTLALHWTNDVVGALIQIRRALKPDGLFIGSMLGGATLTELRRSLLDAEAELTGGAGPRVSPFADAYDAAGLLQRAGFALPVADVDRVIVRYAHPLKLLADLRAMGETSVLAERHPKPLTRGVLARAFELYVARFAEPDGRIPATFEILTLTGWSPDPSQQKPLKPGSAKMRLADALGVVENPLPRDDD; encoded by the coding sequence ATGTCCGTTCCGCCCCGCCTCTTCGACCGCGCCCTGCTGCGCACCCGCCTCGATCGCGCCGCTGCGGTTTATCGCGGCGCCGACTTCCTGAAGCGCCGGGCCGCCGAGGACGCCGTGGTCCGTCTCGAGGCGATCATGCGCGAGTTCCCGCGCGCCGTCGACCTAGGGTCGAGGACAGGCGCCTTCCGCGAGGCCCTAGCGCAGAGCGACGCCCAGGCGCGCGTGGGTCTGCTGATCGAGGCCGACCTGTCGGCGAAGATGCTGGCCGGCCGCCCAGGCCTCCGGCTGGTGGCGGACGAGGAGCGCCTGCCCTTCGCCTTCGGCAGTCTCGACCTGGTGGTCTCGACGCTCGCCCTGCACTGGACCAATGACGTGGTCGGCGCCCTGATCCAGATCCGCCGGGCGCTGAAGCCGGACGGCCTGTTCATCGGCTCGATGCTGGGCGGGGCGACGCTCACCGAGCTGCGGCGCTCGCTGCTCGACGCCGAGGCTGAGCTGACCGGCGGGGCCGGCCCCCGCGTCTCGCCCTTCGCCGACGCCTATGACGCCGCGGGTCTCCTGCAGCGCGCCGGCTTCGCCCTGCCGGTGGCCGATGTCGACCGGGTCATCGTCCGCTACGCCCATCCGCTGAAGCTGCTGGCCGATCTGCGGGCCATGGGCGAGACCAGCGTGCTGGCCGAACGCCATCCCAAGCCGCTGACCCGAGGGGTGCTGGCGCGGGCCTTCGAGCTCTATGTGGCGCGCTTCGCCGAGCCGGACGGCCGGATCCCGGCCACCTTCGAGATACTCACCCTGACAGGCTGGTCGCCCGATCCCAGCCAGCAGAAGCCGCTGAAGCCCGGCTCGGCCAAGATGCGCCTGGCCGACGCCCTGGGCGTGGTTGAGAACCCCCTGCCCCGCGACGACGACTAG
- a CDS encoding ComF family protein has protein sequence MFPKDDDAVGRWKPGLEAAVRTALDLIFPPQSLDAGPLPQSPGFSAEAWSRISFIDGPLCDGCGTPFEYDQGEGVRCADCQAKPRAFGRARAACLYDDASRGPILQLKHADRTDLAPLFARWLSRAARDLLAEADAIAPVPLHPSRLLGRRYNQAAEVARPLSRLAGVAYLPDALVRLRATGTQGGKSGSGRRRNVAAAFGVPARRAAQVAGKRILLIDDVMTTGATLEGCSRALLAAGAACVDVTVIARVKESANRPI, from the coding sequence TTGTTTCCGAAAGATGATGACGCGGTGGGCCGATGGAAACCGGGCCTGGAGGCCGCGGTTCGTACCGCGCTGGACCTCATTTTCCCACCGCAATCCCTCGACGCCGGTCCTCTGCCGCAGTCGCCGGGCTTTTCGGCCGAGGCCTGGAGCCGGATCAGTTTCATCGACGGGCCGCTGTGTGACGGCTGCGGCACGCCGTTCGAGTACGACCAGGGGGAGGGTGTGCGCTGCGCGGACTGCCAGGCCAAGCCCAGGGCCTTCGGTCGGGCCCGCGCCGCTTGCCTATATGACGACGCCTCACGCGGCCCGATCCTGCAGCTGAAGCACGCCGACCGCACGGACCTCGCGCCGCTGTTCGCCCGCTGGCTGTCGCGGGCGGCCCGCGACCTGCTCGCCGAGGCCGACGCCATCGCCCCGGTGCCGCTGCATCCAAGCCGCCTGCTGGGCCGGCGCTACAACCAGGCCGCCGAAGTCGCCCGACCGCTCAGCCGCCTTGCGGGCGTGGCCTATCTCCCCGACGCCCTGGTGCGGCTGCGGGCCACGGGGACCCAGGGCGGCAAGTCCGGTTCCGGCCGGCGGCGCAACGTGGCCGCGGCCTTCGGTGTGCCGGCGCGCCGCGCGGCCCAGGTGGCGGGCAAGCGCATCCTGCTCATTGATGACGTCATGACCACGGGCGCCACTTTGGAAGGCTGTTCGCGCGCCCTGCTGGCCGCGGGAGCCGCCTGCGTCGATGTGACGGTCATCGCGAGGGTGAAAGAATCCGCGAACCGCCCCATATGA
- the grxC gene encoding glutaredoxin 3, protein MAQITIYTKPYCPYCIRAVSLLEKKGAPFTEIEAAFDPAKRQEMIQRSGGRATFPQIFINERHIGGCDDMMALEYDGKLDALLAA, encoded by the coding sequence ATGGCCCAGATCACCATCTACACGAAGCCCTACTGCCCCTACTGCATCCGCGCGGTTTCGCTGCTGGAGAAGAAGGGCGCGCCCTTCACGGAGATCGAGGCCGCCTTCGATCCCGCCAAGCGCCAGGAGATGATCCAGCGTTCGGGTGGTCGGGCGACCTTCCCGCAGATCTTCATCAATGAGCGTCACATCGGCGGCTGCGACGACATGATGGCCCTCGAATACGACGGTAAGCTGGACGCGCTCCTCGCCGCCTGA
- a CDS encoding carbon-nitrogen hydrolase family protein, translating to MSLRVGLIQTRTPATHAAALAHVAPLVREAAAQGATFVATPEGTNILQRDKAALLPQLTALEDDPVVRGLQALANELSIGVLIGSALVKREDGKAANRSALISPRGEITATYDKIHMFDVDLPTGETARESAVYEPGDRAVAVQAAEMKLGLTICYDVRFPALYRALALAGAEVIVTPAAFTRPTGEAHWEILLRARAIETGSFVLAPAQGGFHEDGRGTYGRTIAIGPWGEVHGKLDHDEPGVLVVDLDLAAVGKARAAIPALANAMAFEAPISIP from the coding sequence ATGAGCCTTCGCGTCGGACTGATCCAGACCCGCACACCCGCCACCCACGCCGCGGCGCTGGCCCATGTGGCGCCTCTTGTGCGCGAGGCCGCCGCCCAGGGCGCGACCTTCGTCGCCACCCCCGAGGGGACGAATATTCTCCAGCGGGACAAGGCGGCCCTGCTGCCCCAGCTCACCGCGTTGGAAGACGATCCCGTGGTGCGGGGCCTGCAGGCTCTTGCAAACGAACTTTCGATAGGTGTGTTGATCGGTTCGGCCCTGGTCAAACGCGAGGACGGCAAGGCGGCCAACCGATCGGCGCTGATTTCACCGCGCGGTGAAATCACTGCGACATATGACAAAATCCATATGTTTGATGTTGATTTGCCCACCGGCGAGACGGCGCGGGAGAGCGCGGTCTACGAGCCCGGCGACCGGGCGGTGGCGGTGCAGGCCGCCGAGATGAAGCTCGGTCTGACCATCTGCTACGATGTCCGCTTCCCGGCCCTCTACCGGGCCCTGGCCCTGGCCGGCGCCGAGGTGATCGTCACCCCGGCGGCCTTCACCCGGCCGACCGGCGAGGCCCACTGGGAGATCCTGCTGCGCGCCCGGGCCATCGAGACCGGCAGCTTCGTCCTGGCCCCGGCTCAGGGCGGCTTCCACGAGGACGGCCGCGGCACCTACGGCCGGACCATCGCCATCGGCCCGTGGGGCGAGGTGCACGGCAAGCTGGATCACGACGAGCCCGGAGTCCTGGTGGTCGACCTGGACCTGGCCGCCGTGGGCAAGGCCCGTGCGGCGATCCCGGCGCTCGCCAATGCGATGGCCTTCGAAGCCCCCATATCTATTCCATGA
- a CDS encoding DUF1178 family protein — MIRYALACAAAHEFEGWFGSSEAFDDQLARGLVACPVCDSKAVVKQIMAPNLAGTKRNTPDLPAPMRSMVMEAMGQVRRHVEENFDYMGDAFAGEARAIHEGRSEDRGIYGEATPAEVKALTEDGVRIAPLPPAAPKKSEMN; from the coding sequence ATGATCCGCTACGCCCTGGCCTGCGCGGCCGCCCATGAGTTCGAGGGCTGGTTCGGGTCGTCGGAGGCCTTCGACGATCAGCTGGCCCGCGGCTTGGTGGCCTGCCCGGTCTGCGACTCCAAGGCGGTGGTCAAGCAGATCATGGCCCCCAACCTGGCCGGCACGAAGCGCAACACGCCCGACCTGCCGGCGCCGATGCGCTCCATGGTGATGGAGGCCATGGGCCAGGTGCGCCGCCACGTGGAGGAGAACTTCGACTATATGGGCGACGCCTTCGCCGGGGAGGCCCGCGCCATCCACGAGGGGCGCTCGGAGGACCGCGGCATCTACGGCGAGGCCACGCCCGCCGAGGTCAAGGCGCTCACCGAGGACGGTGTGAGGATCGCCCCCCTGCCGCCCGCAGCTCCGAAGAAATCCGAGATGAACTGA
- a CDS encoding CHRD domain-containing protein has protein sequence MRASRLSNVLPALTIGAALAIVGGPSAFAQEGGRPISVALTGAAEAPTPGDPDGSGTATLRINPGQQQVCYELSVTGIAAATAAHIHKAPVGAAGPVVVALTAPTPGSSKGCAEVTRQLALEILKTPADYYVNVHNAAFPGGAVRGQLSK, from the coding sequence ATGCGTGCTTCACGACTCTCGAATGTTCTGCCCGCCCTGACCATCGGCGCCGCGCTTGCAATCGTCGGAGGCCCCTCCGCCTTTGCACAGGAGGGGGGCCGTCCCATCAGCGTCGCGCTGACCGGTGCGGCGGAAGCTCCGACACCCGGCGATCCGGACGGTTCGGGCACGGCCACCCTGCGGATCAATCCCGGCCAGCAGCAGGTCTGCTACGAGCTCAGCGTCACCGGGATCGCGGCGGCCACGGCGGCCCACATTCATAAAGCCCCGGTTGGCGCGGCCGGACCGGTTGTGGTCGCACTGACGGCTCCGACGCCGGGCTCGTCGAAGGGCTGCGCCGAGGTCACCCGGCAACTGGCGCTCGAGATCCTGAAGACCCCGGCGGACTACTATGTGAACGTTCACAATGCCGCATTCCCTGGCGGCGCCGTGCGGGGTCAGCTCTCGAAGTAA
- a CDS encoding M20/M25/M40 family metallo-hydrolase, with protein MIRLFSAAALAALALAGPAAAQTPRPDQLAFRELYKELIEINTTLSSGSCTAAAEAMAGRLKAAGFADEDLKIIASPERPKDGALIATLKGSNPKARPILLLAHIDVVEANRADWERDPFKLVEEDGFFYARGASDDKAQAAIWTDSLARYKKEGFKPRRTLKMALTCGEETPDTFNGVQYLIANHKDLMDAEFVLNEGAGGRLDKDGKRVSLGIQAGEKVYQDYTLEVTNKGGHSSVPVRDNAIYHLASGLARLGVHDFPVKLNDAVRGNFERMAVIEGGESGAAMAAVAKNPADAEAVAKVAQDPGRNSMMRTTCVATMASAGHAPNALPQRARANVNCRILPGEGVEEVRQALVKVLADDAIKVTTVGVPSPVSPPPSLGKNITGPVEQVSKKMWPGVPLVPVMATGATDGRFLNAVGIPTYGLSGLFGEPEGNGAHGLNEKMRVRSLYEGRDFLHEVVKLYANQK; from the coding sequence ATGATCCGTCTGTTTTCCGCCGCGGCGCTCGCGGCGTTGGCGCTGGCCGGCCCTGCCGCGGCCCAAACCCCCCGCCCCGACCAACTCGCCTTCCGCGAACTCTACAAGGAGCTGATCGAGATCAATACGACGCTCTCGTCGGGGAGCTGCACCGCCGCCGCCGAAGCCATGGCTGGCCGGCTGAAGGCCGCCGGCTTCGCCGACGAGGACCTGAAGATCATCGCCTCGCCCGAGCGGCCCAAGGACGGCGCCCTGATCGCCACGCTGAAGGGTTCGAACCCCAAGGCCAGGCCGATCCTGCTGCTGGCCCATATCGATGTGGTCGAGGCCAACCGCGCCGACTGGGAGCGCGACCCGTTCAAGCTGGTGGAAGAGGACGGCTTCTTCTACGCCCGCGGCGCCAGCGACGACAAAGCCCAGGCCGCCATCTGGACCGACAGTCTGGCACGCTACAAGAAGGAGGGCTTCAAGCCCCGCCGGACGCTCAAGATGGCGCTCACCTGCGGTGAGGAGACCCCCGACACCTTCAACGGGGTCCAGTACCTGATCGCCAACCACAAGGACCTGATGGACGCCGAGTTCGTGCTGAACGAGGGCGCCGGCGGGCGGCTCGACAAGGACGGCAAGCGGGTCTCGCTGGGCATTCAGGCTGGGGAGAAGGTCTATCAGGACTACACCCTGGAAGTGACCAACAAGGGCGGCCACTCGTCCGTTCCTGTCCGCGACAACGCCATCTACCACTTGGCCTCCGGTCTGGCGCGGCTGGGGGTGCACGACTTCCCGGTGAAGCTGAACGACGCCGTGCGCGGCAATTTCGAGCGCATGGCGGTGATCGAGGGCGGGGAGTCCGGCGCGGCCATGGCCGCGGTCGCCAAGAACCCGGCCGACGCCGAGGCGGTGGCCAAGGTGGCCCAGGACCCGGGACGCAACTCGATGATGCGCACCACCTGCGTGGCCACCATGGCCAGCGCCGGCCACGCGCCCAACGCCCTGCCGCAGCGGGCGCGGGCCAATGTGAACTGCCGCATCCTCCCGGGCGAGGGCGTGGAAGAGGTGCGCCAGGCCCTGGTCAAGGTTCTCGCCGACGACGCCATCAAGGTGACCACGGTCGGCGTCCCTAGCCCGGTCTCGCCGCCGCCCTCGCTGGGCAAGAACATCACCGGCCCGGTGGAGCAGGTGTCGAAGAAGATGTGGCCCGGCGTGCCCTTGGTGCCGGTCATGGCCACCGGGGCCACCGACGGCCGGTTCCTGAACGCGGTCGGCATCCCGACCTACGGCCTGTCGGGCCTGTTCGGCGAGCCGGAGGGCAACGGCGCCCACGGACTGAACGAGAAGATGCGGGTTCGCTCCCTCTACGAGGGCCGCGACTTCCTGCACGAGGTCGTCAAGCTCTACGCCAACCAGAAGTAG
- a CDS encoding sulfatase-like hydrolase/transferase, producing the protein MAAKIGRTLADSTPHWPERRAPPKGAPNILVVLFDDVGFSDFGCYGSPIRTPTIDAIAGQGLRYTGFHTTAMCSTTRAALLTGRNHHSVGMGCLANFDSGFPGYRGKIAREAGTLPEMLRANGYSTYMVGKWHATPLTETGSAGPFDGWPLGRGFDRYYGFMDAETDQYSPELVRDNTPIDPPATYPEGYHLTADLVDQSIRYVADHVADAPDKPWLLWLAFGACHAPHQAPKEIIESYDAVFGAGWDVERERRLARQKALGIVPPDTRLPDRNDGVKAWADHSPDEQRIFTRLQSAFAGMLDHADRHLARLVAFLDEAKLRDDTLILVLSDNGASQEGGPFGFVNAMGPYNMKPEPVAEKLARIDLIGGPDSHSNFPHGWAMASNTPLRRYKQNTHGGGIRDPLVISWPRGIAARGELRGQFAHASDFTPTLLELLGLTPPDSIAGVAQMPMEGVSFAPSLADPAAPARGRAQYFEMFGHRGLWKDGWKAVAYHPPGLSFDDDRWELFHLDADFSETDDLAQARPEKLAELQALWWKEAEACKVLPLDDRFAARFAENAARYSGPRKRFVFHQGMGHLPTDCAPDVRSRDYRIIAEARIEPGCEGVLIAHGDATCGYCLFVRDGRLHHTINIGGSRATVSSEAPLAAGWRRLGVTCKQGDGRTFTLTVDDEPAGQIHTYLGFATLISWSGLDIGRDRGSAVGDYPAPFSFTGKLRKVSVTMDGEQDLDGEAVGQAEMARQ; encoded by the coding sequence ATGGCGGCGAAGATCGGTCGGACGCTGGCGGACTCGACTCCGCATTGGCCCGAGCGGCGCGCGCCGCCAAAGGGCGCGCCGAACATCCTGGTGGTGCTGTTCGACGATGTCGGCTTCTCCGACTTCGGCTGCTACGGCTCGCCGATCAGGACCCCGACCATCGACGCCATCGCCGGGCAGGGGCTGCGCTATACCGGCTTCCACACCACGGCCATGTGCTCCACCACGCGGGCGGCCCTGCTGACCGGGCGCAACCATCACTCGGTGGGGATGGGGTGCCTGGCCAATTTCGACTCCGGCTTCCCCGGCTATCGCGGCAAGATCGCCAGGGAGGCCGGGACCCTGCCGGAGATGCTTCGCGCCAACGGCTATTCCACCTACATGGTCGGCAAGTGGCATGCGACGCCCCTGACGGAGACCGGGTCGGCGGGCCCGTTCGACGGCTGGCCGCTGGGGCGGGGCTTCGACCGCTATTACGGCTTCATGGACGCCGAGACGGACCAGTATTCGCCCGAGCTGGTGCGCGACAACACGCCGATCGATCCGCCGGCGACCTACCCGGAGGGCTACCACCTGACCGCCGACCTGGTGGACCAGTCGATCCGCTATGTGGCCGACCACGTGGCCGATGCGCCGGACAAGCCCTGGCTGCTGTGGCTGGCTTTCGGGGCCTGTCACGCCCCGCACCAGGCGCCCAAGGAGATCATCGAGAGCTACGATGCGGTCTTCGGGGCCGGCTGGGATGTGGAGCGCGAACGCCGCCTGGCGCGGCAGAAGGCGCTGGGGATCGTGCCACCCGATACGCGGCTTCCGGACCGCAACGACGGGGTGAAGGCCTGGGCCGATCACAGCCCCGACGAACAGCGGATCTTCACCCGGCTGCAAAGCGCCTTCGCCGGGATGCTCGACCATGCCGACCGCCATCTGGCGCGACTGGTCGCGTTTCTCGATGAGGCAAAGCTGCGCGACGACACCCTGATCCTGGTGCTGTCGGACAATGGGGCGAGCCAGGAGGGCGGCCCGTTCGGCTTCGTCAACGCCATGGGCCCCTACAATATGAAGCCCGAGCCGGTGGCGGAAAAGCTGGCGCGGATCGACCTGATCGGCGGGCCCGACAGCCACTCGAACTTTCCCCACGGCTGGGCCATGGCGTCCAACACCCCGCTGCGGCGCTACAAGCAGAACACTCACGGCGGCGGCATCCGCGATCCGCTGGTGATCTCCTGGCCCAGGGGGATCGCGGCGCGCGGCGAGCTGCGGGGCCAGTTCGCCCATGCCAGCGACTTCACGCCCACCCTGCTCGAGCTGCTGGGCCTGACCCCGCCGGACAGCATCGCCGGCGTAGCCCAGATGCCGATGGAGGGGGTGAGTTTCGCGCCGTCCCTGGCCGATCCCGCCGCCCCGGCGCGCGGCCGGGCCCAGTACTTCGAGATGTTCGGCCATCGCGGCCTCTGGAAGGACGGTTGGAAGGCGGTGGCCTATCACCCGCCCGGCCTGTCGTTCGACGACGACCGGTGGGAGCTGTTCCATCTGGACGCCGACTTCTCCGAGACCGACGACCTGGCCCAGGCGCGGCCGGAGAAGCTCGCCGAGCTGCAGGCCCTGTGGTGGAAGGAGGCGGAGGCCTGCAAAGTCCTGCCCCTGGACGATCGTTTCGCCGCCCGCTTCGCCGAGAACGCCGCGCGCTATTCTGGTCCGCGCAAGCGCTTCGTTTTCCACCAGGGCATGGGCCACCTGCCCACCGACTGCGCCCCCGACGTGCGCTCGCGCGACTACCGGATCATCGCCGAGGCCAGGATCGAGCCCGGCTGCGAGGGCGTGCTGATCGCCCACGGCGACGCCACCTGCGGCTATTGCCTGTTCGTCCGCGACGGGCGGCTGCACCACACGATCAATATCGGCGGGAGCCGGGCCACGGTCAGTTCCGAGGCGCCCCTCGCGGCCGGCTGGCGCAGGCTGGGCGTGACCTGCAAGCAGGGCGATGGGCGAACCTTCACCCTGACCGTCGACGACGAGCCGGCCGGCCAGATCCATACCTATCTGGGCTTCGCCACCCTGATCTCCTGGTCGGGCCTGGATATCGGCCGCGACCGCGGCAGCGCGGTCGGGGACTATCCGGCGCCCTTCAGCTTCACCGGCAAGCTGCGGAAGGTGAGCGTGACCATGGACGGAGAGCAGGATCTCGACGGCGAGGCGGTCGGCCAGGCGGAGATGGCCCGGCAATAG
- a CDS encoding S9 family peptidase, whose translation MIVRLLAALCVALFAGPSLAAPPPLEAYGKLPAIEDVSISPDGASLAVVATDGENRVIVSRDIATGKSTRVVVGEAKVRDLRWADSQRLLITTSTTARVMDLLAPRGEWLMLFAYDLEKMKLHKLMRDAKDAMNVVVGYPTVRTIGGERFVFVEGVKFDEGRRGRIALYRLELERGSSRLIHAGYPHTRDWLVGKDGEALAESEWDPVSGRWVVKIKQPTGWVEARGGTALQYPGTIMGLGRTPDTILISEIKDGDYATREMRLDGVLGDEVLESGDMPLRDPADHRLIGYQRTVGDTTDYVFYEPRDTVAWKAVKAAYPGERVSLVSWSDDRRKLVVLVDSPTHGQDYALVDLGTKKANWIGPKHAGVGENGVSPVRPVSYKAADGLGMSGYLTLPKGKAAKDLPLVVLPHGGPAARDMAGFDWWSQALASRGYAVLQVNFRGSDGFGHDFMSAGFGQWGRKMQTDLSDGVRHLAGLGTIDPKRVCIVGASYGGYAALAGATLDSDVYRCAASVAGLSDLGKFIAWSRTQRGVSAQRYWNNFMGAEGPSDPKLSEISPLDHLDKIKAPILLIHGRDDTVVPYAQSVIMADGLKKAGKSHEFVSLAGEDHWLSRGETRLQMLTSVVAFLEKHNPPD comes from the coding sequence ATGATCGTGCGATTGCTGGCCGCCCTGTGCGTGGCCCTGTTTGCTGGACCGTCGCTGGCGGCGCCGCCGCCCCTTGAAGCGTACGGAAAATTGCCCGCAATCGAGGACGTCAGCATCTCGCCCGACGGCGCCAGCCTGGCTGTGGTCGCGACCGACGGCGAGAACCGCGTCATCGTCAGCCGGGATATCGCGACCGGCAAGAGCACGCGTGTCGTGGTGGGCGAGGCCAAGGTCCGCGACCTCAGGTGGGCGGACTCCCAGCGCCTTCTGATCACCACCTCCACCACCGCCAGGGTCATGGACCTGCTGGCGCCGCGCGGCGAGTGGCTGATGTTGTTCGCCTACGATCTGGAGAAGATGAAGCTCCACAAGCTCATGCGGGACGCCAAGGACGCGATGAACGTCGTGGTGGGCTACCCAACCGTCCGGACCATCGGCGGCGAGCGGTTCGTCTTCGTCGAGGGCGTCAAGTTCGACGAAGGGCGTCGCGGGCGCATCGCCCTGTACAGGCTGGAGCTGGAACGCGGCTCATCGCGCCTGATCCACGCCGGCTATCCCCACACCCGCGACTGGCTGGTCGGCAAGGACGGCGAGGCCCTGGCCGAGAGCGAATGGGATCCGGTCAGCGGTCGTTGGGTCGTCAAGATCAAGCAGCCCACGGGCTGGGTGGAGGCCCGTGGCGGCACGGCCTTGCAGTACCCGGGGACCATCATGGGCCTGGGCCGGACGCCCGACACGATCCTGATCTCGGAGATCAAGGACGGCGACTATGCCACGCGCGAGATGCGCCTGGACGGCGTCCTGGGCGACGAGGTCCTGGAGTCCGGGGACATGCCGCTCCGCGATCCCGCGGACCACCGGCTGATCGGGTATCAGCGCACGGTCGGGGACACGACCGACTATGTCTTTTACGAGCCGCGGGACACGGTCGCCTGGAAGGCGGTGAAGGCGGCCTATCCGGGAGAACGTGTGAGTCTCGTCTCCTGGTCCGATGACCGGCGCAAGCTGGTGGTCCTGGTGGACTCGCCGACCCATGGCCAGGACTATGCCCTTGTCGACCTGGGAACCAAGAAGGCCAACTGGATCGGTCCGAAGCACGCCGGCGTGGGGGAGAACGGGGTCTCGCCGGTGCGTCCGGTCAGCTACAAGGCAGCCGATGGGCTGGGGATGTCGGGCTACCTGACCCTGCCCAAGGGCAAGGCCGCCAAGGACCTGCCCCTGGTGGTCCTACCGCATGGCGGCCCGGCGGCGCGCGATATGGCGGGATTCGACTGGTGGTCGCAGGCGCTGGCGTCGCGCGGATATGCGGTGCTTCAGGTCAACTTCCGCGGTTCGGACGGTTTTGGACATGACTTCATGTCCGCTGGCTTCGGCCAGTGGGGCCGCAAGATGCAGACCGATCTGTCGGACGGGGTGAGGCATCTGGCGGGCCTGGGAACCATCGATCCGAAGCGTGTCTGCATCGTCGGCGCCAGCTATGGCGGCTACGCAGCCCTGGCCGGGGCCACCCTGGATTCTGACGTCTACAGGTGCGCCGCCTCGGTCGCGGGATTGTCGGACCTGGGCAAGTTCATAGCCTGGTCAAGGACCCAGCGAGGCGTGAGCGCGCAGCGGTACTGGAACAATTTCATGGGCGCGGAGGGGCCGTCAGATCCGAAGCTGTCGGAGATCTCACCCCTCGACCACCTCGACAAGATCAAGGCGCCGATCCTGCTGATCCATGGGCGCGACGACACCGTGGTGCCTTACGCACAGTCGGTGATCATGGCCGATGGACTGAAGAAGGCCGGAAAGTCGCACGAGTTCGTGAGCCTGGCGGGGGAGGATCACTGGCTGTCGCGCGGCGAGACGCGGCTCCAGATGCTGACCTCGGTCGTCGCCTTCCTGGAGAAGCATAATCCGCCGGACTAG